In Iodobacter fluviatilis, one DNA window encodes the following:
- the dnaE gene encoding DNA polymerase III subunit alpha: MNSPSLLSDSVARYIHLRLHSEFSVTDGIVRLDDAVKAAKSGGMPALGVSDLMNLFGMVKHYKACREAGIKPIVGIDAWVENPEDRDVPFRILLICKSRAGYGRLCDLLSNAFRNNQYRGRAELKKEWLTEGDNSELICLSGASLGEIGQLLIGGQYDAALAATRWWADTFPDRFYLELQRTGFPGCEPSVQGHLDLASDLDLPVVATHPVQFMDRDDFKAHEARVCIAEGNMVSDKRRPRMFTEEQYFKSVSEMAELFADVPEALANSVAIAERCNLSVTLGKNYLPDFPTPDGMTLDDFLVFEAKRGLETRLQLLYPDEAKRDAERPRYLDRLKFETDTIVQMGFPGYFLIVADFIIWAKHNGCPVGPGRGSGAGSLVAYSLGITDIDPTAYALLFERFLNPERVSMPDFDIDFCQENRWRVIEYVREKYGVEAVSQIATFGTMAAKAVVRDVGRVLDLPYMFCDGLSKLIPAAPGKQYSLDDALEMEPILKQRVETEDEVKELWVLAKKLEGLTRNIGMHAGGVLIAPGKITDFCPIYLASGADSSPVSMLDKDDVEKIGLVKFDFLGLRNLTIIELALSYIRDMEGSAPDLMLLGFEDQAAYKIFRDANTTAVFQVESDGMKRLLAKLKPDRFEDIIAVLALYRPGPLGSGMVDTFINRKNKLEEVDYFHPDLTACLDPTYGVIVYQEQVMQISQIIGGYTLGGADMLRRAMGKKKPEEMAEHREKIAQGAALKGYDPKLAEQLFDLMAKFAEYGFNKSHTAAYAVVSYHTAWLKAHHCAAFMAATMSSELDNTDQLKVFYDDSVETNKLILLPPDVNQSFHKFVPVSRREIRYALGAIKGVGESAVQMIVREREANGPFTDLYDFCRRTEKREVNKRTLEALIRAGAFDLLDPHRARLLANVEQAMALAESEAANKNQSSLFDMLEAVDVPQVAMIEVPEWDERIKLAEEKNAVGFYISGHPFDAHAKGIRQFIKSSLERLEPSRTPQMITGIVSGLRIKNGDRGRMAFVTLDDGKSRRDVTVYSEVFEANRNKIKEDTLLVIEGKVSEDRFSGGLRIIADTIYDIAEARSRFARSMTLGMRQGMDAQRLKSLLSLHRGGECPVEVDYQNAEAACTLSLGESWRITLHDELLAELKSWLGNESVSVKF; the protein is encoded by the coding sequence CGCTGGGTGTTTCTGATCTGATGAATCTCTTTGGAATGGTGAAGCATTACAAAGCCTGCCGTGAAGCGGGGATTAAACCCATTGTTGGTATTGATGCATGGGTTGAAAACCCGGAAGACCGGGATGTCCCCTTCCGCATTCTGCTTATTTGCAAAAGCCGCGCCGGGTATGGGCGGCTTTGTGACCTATTATCGAATGCATTTCGAAACAACCAGTACCGTGGCCGGGCCGAGCTAAAAAAAGAATGGCTCACCGAAGGGGATAATAGCGAGCTGATTTGCCTCTCAGGCGCAAGTCTGGGGGAAATTGGCCAGCTCCTGATCGGCGGACAGTACGATGCCGCCCTCGCAGCCACCCGCTGGTGGGCAGATACTTTCCCTGATCGTTTTTATCTGGAATTACAACGCACAGGCTTTCCTGGCTGTGAGCCCAGTGTGCAAGGCCATCTGGATTTAGCTTCTGATCTTGACTTACCCGTTGTCGCCACTCATCCCGTTCAGTTTATGGACAGGGATGATTTTAAGGCACACGAAGCCCGTGTCTGTATTGCTGAAGGCAATATGGTGTCGGATAAGCGCCGCCCCCGCATGTTTACAGAAGAGCAATATTTCAAATCCGTCAGCGAGATGGCCGAATTATTTGCGGACGTGCCTGAAGCGCTTGCCAACAGTGTTGCCATTGCCGAGCGCTGTAATTTATCAGTAACGCTTGGCAAAAACTATTTGCCCGATTTTCCGACTCCAGATGGCATGACGCTGGATGATTTTCTGGTGTTTGAAGCTAAGCGTGGTCTGGAAACCCGTCTGCAGCTGCTATACCCGGATGAAGCCAAGCGGGATGCCGAGCGCCCGCGTTATTTAGACCGGCTAAAATTTGAAACCGATACCATTGTGCAAATGGGCTTCCCCGGCTACTTCCTGATCGTTGCCGACTTTATTATCTGGGCAAAGCACAATGGCTGCCCTGTGGGGCCAGGCCGGGGGTCGGGTGCAGGATCGCTGGTGGCGTACAGCCTTGGCATTACCGATATCGACCCCACTGCTTACGCCCTACTCTTCGAGCGCTTTCTGAACCCTGAACGCGTCTCTATGCCCGACTTTGATATCGACTTTTGTCAGGAAAACCGCTGGCGCGTGATCGAGTATGTGCGTGAAAAATATGGCGTAGAAGCGGTCAGTCAGATTGCCACCTTCGGCACTATGGCCGCCAAAGCGGTGGTGCGGGATGTGGGCCGTGTGCTTGATTTGCCCTATATGTTTTGTGATGGTTTATCCAAGCTAATCCCTGCTGCACCGGGCAAGCAGTACAGCCTTGATGATGCGCTGGAAATGGAGCCCATTTTAAAGCAGCGGGTTGAAACAGAAGACGAAGTTAAAGAGCTTTGGGTGCTGGCCAAAAAGCTAGAAGGTCTGACGCGTAATATTGGTATGCATGCCGGGGGTGTTTTGATTGCACCCGGCAAAATTACTGATTTCTGCCCTATTTATCTGGCTTCTGGCGCGGATTCTTCGCCCGTTTCCATGTTGGATAAAGACGACGTTGAAAAGATCGGCCTGGTGAAGTTCGACTTTTTGGGTTTACGCAACTTAACCATTATCGAGCTGGCACTGAGCTATATCCGGGATATGGAAGGCAGTGCACCTGATTTAATGCTGCTGGGCTTTGAAGACCAGGCCGCGTATAAGATTTTCCGCGACGCTAATACCACGGCAGTGTTCCAGGTGGAATCGGACGGAATGAAGCGCCTGCTGGCCAAGCTGAAGCCAGACCGCTTTGAAGATATTATTGCGGTATTGGCACTTTACCGCCCTGGCCCACTTGGCTCCGGGATGGTAGACACCTTTATTAATCGTAAAAATAAACTGGAAGAAGTGGATTACTTCCACCCTGACCTGACGGCTTGTCTCGACCCCACTTATGGTGTGATCGTGTACCAAGAGCAGGTAATGCAGATCTCGCAGATTATCGGCGGCTATACACTAGGTGGCGCGGATATGCTGCGCCGGGCCATGGGTAAGAAAAAACCGGAAGAAATGGCCGAGCACAGGGAAAAAATTGCCCAAGGTGCTGCGCTCAAAGGGTACGACCCGAAGCTTGCCGAGCAGTTGTTTGACTTAATGGCGAAATTTGCCGAATACGGTTTTAATAAATCGCATACGGCCGCCTACGCCGTGGTTTCCTATCACACGGCATGGCTGAAAGCACACCACTGTGCTGCTTTTATGGCCGCCACGATGAGCTCGGAGCTGGATAACACCGATCAGCTGAAAGTGTTCTACGACGATAGCGTTGAAACGAACAAACTCATTTTACTGCCGCCCGATGTTAATCAAAGCTTTCACAAGTTTGTGCCGGTTTCCCGCAGGGAAATCCGCTATGCACTGGGTGCCATTAAAGGTGTGGGCGAATCTGCCGTACAAATGATTGTTCGCGAACGTGAAGCAAATGGCCCCTTTACTGATTTATACGATTTTTGCCGCCGCACCGAAAAGCGCGAAGTAAATAAGCGCACCCTCGAAGCTTTAATTCGGGCGGGTGCATTTGATCTGCTGGATCCGCATCGTGCAAGACTTCTGGCTAATGTAGAGCAAGCAATGGCGCTGGCAGAGAGCGAAGCGGCCAATAAAAATCAATCCAGCCTGTTTGATATGCTGGAGGCCGTTGATGTACCCCAGGTCGCCATGATTGAAGTGCCTGAGTGGGATGAGCGCATTAAACTGGCTGAAGAAAAAAATGCGGTCGGATTTTATATTTCCGGCCACCCCTTTGATGCCCATGCCAAAGGAATTCGTCAGTTTATTAAATCATCACTTGAGCGCCTAGAGCCCAGCCGAACACCACAAATGATTACCGGCATTGTGAGTGGCTTACGCATTAAAAACGGTGATCGGGGCCGGATGGCTTTTGTTACCTTGGATGATGGCAAATCTCGCCGGGATGTCACCGTTTACTCGGAAGTATTTGAAGCCAACCGGAACAAAATCAAGGAAGACACGCTCTTAGTAATTGAGGGCAAGGTTTCTGAAGATAGGTTTTCAGGGGGCTTACGCATTATTGCTGATACTATTTATGATATTGCAGAGGCACGCAGCCGTTTTGCGCGCAGTATGACTTTGGGCATGCGCCAAGGGATGGATGCGCAAAGGCTAAAAAGCTTGCTTTCACTTCATCGCGGCGGCGAGTGCCCTGTTGAGGTTGATTATCAAAATGCCGAAGCCGCATGCACTCTTTCTCTTGGCGAAAGCTGGAGAATCACTTTGCATGACGAGCTACTGGCAGAGTTAAAAAGTTGGTTAGGAAATGAAAGTGTTTCAGTAAAGTTTTAG
- a CDS encoding NADP-dependent malic enzyme: MDEEIRKKALEYHRFPKPGKIQVSPTKALSSQRDLALAYSPGVAAACDAIVEDPNEARNLTARGNLVAVITNGTAVLGLGDIGPLASKPVMEGKGVLFKKFAGIDVFDIEIEEKDPEKLVEIIASLEPTFGGINLEDIKAPECFYVEKMLRERMKIPVFHDDQHGTAIIVGAAVINGLRLIGKKINEVKLVASGAGAAAIACLDLLVSLGVIRENVTVCDSKGVIYTGRGPLDETKQRYAQNTESRTLKDALVGADIFLGLSGAGLVTGDMIQLMSATPLILALANPDPEITPPDARAARSDAIVCTGRSDYPNQVNNVLCFPFIFRGALDVGATTINEAMKHAAVNAIAELAHAEQSDVVADAYSGQNLSFGPDYLIPKPFDPRLIIKIAPAVARAAMESGVATRPIEDWGVYIEELTQFVYKSNLFMRPVFTAAKKANKRVIFCEGEDERVLHAVQEVVDMGVCQPIIIGRPAIIEKRIEKLGLRIKAGVDFQLCNQEDDPRYREYWMEYHDIMKRRGVAEELAKAEVRRKTTLIGALMLKRGEADAMICGTYGQYQRHHWYVSNVLGLRKDAKVTAAMNALLLPTGNVFITDTYVNQDPNPEELAEITMMAADTVRKFGIQPKVALLSHSNFGSMDTPSARKMRATLAILRERAPDLEVDGEMHGDAALSATVRQQVFPTSTLKGEANLLIMPNLDSANISFNLLKMTCGDGVTIGPMLMGLAAPVHILTPTASVRRIVNMAALAAVEAAARD; encoded by the coding sequence ATGGACGAAGAAATTCGCAAGAAAGCCCTCGAATATCACCGCTTTCCAAAGCCGGGTAAGATTCAGGTCTCGCCTACCAAGGCTTTATCCAGCCAGCGCGATTTAGCACTGGCCTACTCTCCTGGCGTTGCGGCTGCATGCGATGCCATCGTTGAAGATCCTAACGAAGCGCGTAATCTTACAGCGCGTGGCAATTTAGTCGCGGTCATCACCAATGGCACTGCAGTACTCGGTTTGGGCGATATCGGCCCATTGGCGAGCAAGCCCGTTATGGAAGGGAAAGGCGTACTCTTTAAAAAGTTTGCCGGCATTGATGTATTCGATATTGAAATCGAAGAAAAAGACCCAGAAAAACTCGTTGAAATTATTGCTTCGCTGGAGCCTACTTTCGGCGGCATTAACTTAGAAGACATCAAAGCACCAGAATGCTTTTATGTTGAAAAAATGCTGCGTGAACGGATGAAAATCCCGGTTTTCCATGATGACCAGCACGGCACAGCGATTATTGTTGGTGCGGCGGTAATCAATGGCTTACGCCTGATCGGTAAAAAAATCAATGAAGTAAAACTGGTTGCATCCGGAGCCGGTGCTGCTGCGATTGCATGCCTTGATTTGCTCGTTTCTTTGGGCGTAATACGTGAAAACGTAACCGTTTGCGACTCCAAAGGCGTTATTTATACAGGCCGTGGCCCGCTGGATGAAACCAAGCAACGCTACGCGCAAAATACTGAATCCCGTACGCTGAAAGATGCGCTTGTGGGTGCAGATATTTTCCTGGGCTTATCTGGCGCAGGATTAGTGACAGGCGACATGATTCAGTTGATGTCAGCTACCCCGCTGATTTTGGCGCTGGCCAATCCGGATCCGGAAATCACCCCGCCTGACGCGCGTGCGGCACGCAGCGATGCCATTGTTTGCACTGGCCGTTCTGATTATCCAAACCAGGTCAATAACGTTCTTTGCTTCCCCTTTATTTTCCGCGGTGCGCTGGATGTTGGTGCAACCACGATTAATGAAGCCATGAAGCATGCGGCAGTTAACGCCATTGCAGAGCTCGCGCATGCCGAGCAATCCGATGTGGTGGCTGATGCCTACAGTGGCCAGAACTTAAGTTTTGGTCCTGATTACCTGATTCCAAAACCATTTGATCCACGTTTGATCATTAAAATTGCGCCTGCAGTTGCACGTGCAGCAATGGAATCCGGCGTAGCAACCCGCCCGATTGAAGATTGGGGCGTGTATATCGAAGAGCTGACGCAATTCGTTTACAAATCCAATTTATTTATGCGTCCGGTATTTACTGCTGCGAAAAAAGCCAATAAACGGGTTATTTTCTGCGAAGGTGAAGACGAGCGCGTCCTGCATGCGGTGCAGGAAGTCGTGGATATGGGGGTTTGTCAGCCGATTATCATTGGCCGCCCTGCTATTATCGAAAAGCGCATCGAAAAACTGGGCTTACGCATCAAAGCAGGCGTTGATTTCCAGTTATGCAACCAAGAAGACGATCCGCGCTATCGCGAATACTGGATGGAATACCACGACATTATGAAGCGTCGTGGTGTGGCTGAAGAGCTGGCAAAAGCAGAAGTTCGCCGTAAAACCACCCTGATCGGTGCTTTGATGCTGAAGCGTGGCGAAGCCGATGCTATGATTTGCGGCACTTACGGCCAGTACCAGCGCCATCACTGGTATGTCAGCAATGTTTTAGGCTTACGCAAAGACGCTAAAGTCACCGCTGCGATGAATGCACTGCTCTTGCCTACAGGTAATGTATTTATCACAGATACTTACGTTAACCAAGATCCAAACCCAGAAGAACTGGCTGAAATCACCATGATGGCTGCAGATACCGTACGCAAGTTTGGTATTCAACCTAAAGTGGCGCTGCTCAGCCATTCTAATTTTGGCAGTATGGATACGCCTTCTGCCCGTAAAATGCGCGCTACTCTGGCCATTTTGCGTGAACGTGCGCCTGATCTTGAAGTCGATGGTGAAATGCATGGCGACGCAGCTTTATCGGCAACAGTACGTCAGCAGGTATTCCCAACATCCACGCTGAAAGGTGAAGCCAATCTGTTGATTATGCCAAATCTGGATTCCGCAAATATTTCTTTCAACTTATTGAAAATGACTTGCGGCGATGGCGTAACAATTGGCCCGATGTTAATGGGCTTAGCCGCTCCTGTGCATATTCTGACACCTACAGCATCGGTACGCCGTATTGTGAATATGGCGGCATTAGCCGCTGTTGAAGCAGCTGCACGCGACTAA
- a CDS encoding PhaM family polyhydroxyalkanoate granule multifunctional regulatory protein produces the protein MSEYNPNDPFGLFSQFFKPAAGNPFTPPMTIEEIDRKIAECRTVEQWLSMQVGMLQMTIKTLEMQKAGIAAFKQGLDPKEP, from the coding sequence ATGAGTGAATACAATCCTAATGATCCATTCGGCTTATTTTCCCAATTTTTCAAGCCAGCAGCGGGCAACCCCTTTACGCCGCCCATGACGATTGAAGAAATAGACCGAAAAATTGCAGAATGCCGCACTGTTGAACAGTGGCTTTCTATGCAGGTTGGTATGCTGCAAATGACCATTAAAACCCTTGAAATGCAAAAAGCAGGGATTGCTGCCTTTAAGCAAGGACTTGATCCAAAGGAACCATGA
- the mltA gene encoding murein transglycosylase A, giving the protein MIYIRSARTLSLAVIAAGLFTACATTPVPLPAKPSPPPVAEPKTALPYQQSTWQNLPNWPGDDLASSFATWKKSCTKLRQEPWLALCKNASNIGAQDARKFIESHFTPYQLTNPDGSQTGLITGYYEPVYPGSMQKTSRALYPVYAPPEDMITVELAALYPELKGKRVRGRLVGNKLLPYFSRSDIVKKNIDAPVLAWLESPMDVQFLQIQGSGRIRLHEGKELRLGYADQNGHPYKPVGRWLVEQGELKAADVSMQSIRSWADTNPDRIENLLDSNPSYVFFRTLPLSNEGPVGAQNIPLTAGFSIAVDKNVIPLGSMTFIATDRPDNGGGIHRLVAAQDTGGAIHGTIRADFFWGTGDAAGELAGKMKQSGQLWLIWPNNLALPD; this is encoded by the coding sequence ATGATTTATATTCGCTCAGCCCGTACCCTCAGCCTCGCCGTCATTGCAGCGGGGCTTTTTACTGCCTGCGCTACCACGCCAGTCCCCTTGCCCGCCAAGCCATCCCCCCCTCCGGTTGCAGAGCCCAAAACAGCTTTACCATATCAGCAGAGTACCTGGCAAAACCTACCCAATTGGCCTGGGGACGATCTGGCTTCCAGCTTTGCCACATGGAAAAAATCTTGTACCAAACTGCGCCAAGAGCCTTGGTTGGCGCTATGTAAAAATGCCAGCAACATCGGCGCGCAAGATGCACGTAAATTTATTGAGTCTCACTTTACCCCCTATCAGCTAACCAATCCTGATGGCAGCCAGACAGGGCTCATTACCGGTTACTACGAACCTGTATATCCGGGAAGCATGCAAAAAACCAGCCGGGCACTTTATCCTGTCTATGCGCCGCCTGAAGATATGATTACCGTAGAGTTGGCTGCGCTTTATCCAGAGCTAAAAGGAAAGCGTGTACGCGGGCGTTTGGTTGGCAATAAATTACTGCCTTACTTCAGCCGCAGCGATATTGTTAAGAAAAACATAGATGCGCCTGTACTGGCATGGCTGGAAAGCCCAATGGATGTACAGTTTTTGCAAATTCAAGGGTCCGGACGCATTCGTTTGCATGAGGGGAAAGAGCTTCGCCTAGGATATGCCGATCAGAATGGCCACCCATATAAACCTGTAGGACGCTGGCTGGTGGAGCAAGGCGAGCTGAAAGCGGCAGATGTTTCGATGCAATCCATCAGAAGCTGGGCAGATACGAATCCTGATCGTATTGAAAACTTGCTGGACAGCAACCCAAGCTACGTCTTTTTTCGCACCCTGCCCCTTTCAAATGAGGGTCCAGTTGGCGCACAAAATATCCCTCTGACGGCAGGCTTCAGCATCGCAGTAGATAAAAACGTGATCCCTCTTGGGAGTATGACTTTTATTGCAACGGATCGGCCAGATAATGGGGGCGGTATTCACAGACTGGTGGCGGCGCAAGATACCGGAGGCGCTATACACGGCACAATAAGGGCTGATTTCTTTTGGGGAACGGGAGATGCGGCAGGTGAGCTGGCAGGGAAAATGAAGCAAAGCGGCCAGCTGTGGCTGATTTGGCCTAATAATCTGGCCTTGCCTGATTAA
- a CDS encoding porin family protein — protein sequence MRLLVALGFILMVSSANAEIRPGFMADFSIGRSQYSTDSEPDAAFSAQLAYQINTHFAIEGQFVGLGLVTPMFAGWFEEKVKYTPESYYGISLVGNLPLNERFDLYAKLGVGRTLFSSSQKKYADYSETDTNLGAGTRMRLGQNWSMKFEGQYFNKAKVSTWLLGVGYHF from the coding sequence ATGCGTTTACTTGTTGCGCTTGGTTTTATATTAATGGTCTCTTCTGCCAATGCAGAAATTCGGCCGGGTTTTATGGCTGATTTCTCTATTGGAAGGTCACAATATTCTACCGATTCTGAGCCCGATGCTGCGTTTTCTGCTCAGCTGGCTTATCAGATTAATACTCATTTTGCGATTGAAGGGCAGTTTGTCGGTTTAGGTTTGGTGACGCCAATGTTCGCTGGCTGGTTCGAGGAAAAAGTCAAATATACCCCGGAAAGTTATTACGGTATTTCTCTTGTCGGCAATTTGCCTCTGAATGAGCGCTTTGATTTATATGCAAAGTTAGGCGTGGGGCGGACGCTGTTTTCCAGCAGCCAAAAAAAATATGCCGATTACTCTGAGACAGATACTAATTTGGGCGCAGGCACCCGAATGAGGCTGGGACAAAATTGGTCTATGAAGTTTGAAGGTCAGTATTTTAATAAAGCGAAAGTATCAACATGGCTTTTAGGCGTGGGTTATCACTTTTAA
- a CDS encoding aromatic ring-hydroxylating oxygenase subunit alpha, giving the protein MSNLANIAVVQDTIDSQLPVSAYFDETLYQVEQALLFAKGPRYIGHELMVPEVGDYHVLEADNAARYLKRNQDGVNLLSNVCRHRQALMLEGRGNQTHTVCPIHRWTYDAKGELLGAPHFKKNPCLHLPNTPLQAWNGLLFESGRDIEGDLKNLGVAKDLDFSKYVFHSVVVDEYEGNWKTFIEVYLEDYHVDPYHPGLGRFVECADLAWEFGDWYSVQTVGVHNALAKPGSKVYADWHAELMRYGQGKAPKHGAIWLTYYPNIMVEWYPHTLVISTIIPTGPRSYKNVVEFYYPEDIAWFEPELLAAEQAAYAETAVEDQDIIRRMESGRSALYAAGRNEVGPYQSPMEDGMRHFHAFLRRELGSALR; this is encoded by the coding sequence ATGTCTAATCTGGCAAACATTGCCGTTGTGCAAGACACAATCGATTCACAATTACCAGTAAGCGCTTATTTTGATGAGACGCTTTATCAAGTAGAACAAGCCCTTTTATTTGCGAAAGGCCCGCGCTATATCGGCCATGAGCTGATGGTGCCCGAAGTGGGCGATTATCATGTTTTAGAAGCGGATAACGCCGCACGATATCTAAAGCGCAATCAGGATGGCGTAAACCTTCTTTCTAATGTTTGCCGCCACCGCCAGGCGCTGATGCTGGAAGGGCGTGGCAATCAAACGCATACCGTCTGCCCGATTCATCGCTGGACATACGACGCTAAGGGCGAGCTGCTTGGCGCGCCTCATTTCAAAAAAAATCCTTGTCTGCATTTACCCAATACGCCATTGCAAGCATGGAATGGCTTATTGTTTGAATCTGGCCGCGATATTGAAGGCGATTTAAAAAATTTAGGCGTTGCAAAAGATTTAGATTTTTCGAAATACGTTTTTCATAGCGTCGTGGTGGATGAATATGAAGGTAATTGGAAAACCTTTATTGAAGTTTATTTAGAAGATTATCATGTGGATCCATACCATCCGGGTTTAGGCCGCTTTGTTGAGTGTGCTGATCTGGCATGGGAATTTGGCGATTGGTATTCGGTACAGACGGTGGGTGTTCATAATGCATTAGCTAAACCCGGCTCTAAAGTCTATGCCGACTGGCATGCCGAACTCATGCGCTATGGACAAGGAAAAGCCCCAAAGCACGGGGCAATTTGGCTGACTTATTATCCCAATATTATGGTGGAGTGGTATCCCCATACTTTAGTGATTTCAACCATTATTCCAACAGGGCCGCGTAGTTATAAAAACGTGGTTGAATTTTATTACCCTGAAGATATTGCGTGGTTTGAGCCTGAGTTATTGGCGGCAGAGCAAGCTGCATATGCCGAAACGGCAGTGGAGGATCAGGACATCATCCGCAGAATGGAATCCGGGCGAAGTGCGCTGTATGCCGCAGGGCGCAATGAAGTTGGTCCATATCAAAGCCCAATGGAAGATGGTATGCGCCATTTTCATGCTTTTTTAAGACGGGAATTGGGCTCTGCTTTACGCTGA